Proteins encoded in a region of the Petrotoga olearia DSM 13574 genome:
- a CDS encoding carbohydrate ABC transporter permease, with protein sequence MTKKNKTIRAILFIILVIFTIYTIMPIFWVFVTSLKTPEEARAFPPSLIPKEVTFQNYQILFQDEQMMRSFLNSIIVAVPATLLCVIISALAAFSFSRYHFRGKKQLLVAVMGVFMIPITMNTIPLYLIFQRMGLLDTYAGVILAYQVLIIPLNIFILKNHFDTIPISLEEAAALDGASTMQRFTKVIMPLSWPGLSISFIFTFRFAWNEFVLPMILISSPSKTVFQVAMYRFLGLYSIDWGLLSAAIVIGMIPILIIIIFFQRQLLQGIQAGSIKG encoded by the coding sequence ATGACCAAAAAGAATAAAACAATCAGAGCTATACTATTTATCATTCTTGTTATTTTCACTATTTATACAATAATGCCTATATTTTGGGTTTTTGTTACTTCGCTGAAAACACCAGAGGAGGCAAGAGCATTTCCTCCTAGTTTAATTCCTAAAGAAGTGACCTTTCAAAATTATCAAATTCTTTTTCAAGATGAACAAATGATGAGAAGTTTTCTGAATAGTATTATAGTAGCTGTTCCAGCGACCTTACTATGTGTTATAATTTCTGCGTTAGCAGCGTTTTCCTTTTCAAGGTACCACTTCAGAGGCAAAAAGCAGCTTTTAGTTGCCGTGATGGGAGTTTTTATGATTCCTATTACGATGAACACAATCCCGCTCTATTTGATATTTCAGAGGATGGGTTTATTAGACACATATGCGGGAGTAATCCTTGCTTATCAGGTTTTAATAATACCATTGAATATTTTTATTCTCAAAAATCATTTTGATACCATCCCTATTTCTTTAGAAGAGGCGGCAGCGCTTGACGGTGCCTCAACCATGCAAAGATTTACTAAAGTTATAATGCCGTTATCTTGGCCTGGTTTAAGTATATCTTTCATATTCACCTTCAGATTTGCATGGAATGAATTCGTTTTACCTATGATTTTGATAAGTTCTCCCAGTAAGACTGTTTTTCAAGTTGCAATGTACAGATTCTTGGGACTTTATAGTATAGATTGGGGTTTACTTAGTGCCGCTATAGTAATTGGTATGATCCCAATTTTGATCATAATAATATTCTTTCAGAGACAACTCTTACAAGGAATACAGGCTGGTTCAATTAAAGGATAA
- a CDS encoding carbohydrate ABC transporter permease gives MQRKKWIPFLLLLPALSIMFFLMIFPVFWNFSISLHDVKTTNINNVWPFVGFQNWVKIFQDEYFLQSLKVTLFFVLGSVFFQIFIGFLIARILIERVWGTKFFRVLFILPWLLSATIVGFSWQWMYNDYFGLINGLLIRLGMQPVNWISDPNMALISLLIANIWFGTPFSILFQESSLLTIDRSLYEAAKIDGANPLQSFFNITLPLLAPFLGINLILTSMWSINLFDLQLVLTGGGPLMSTTTASLYMYKQGFDQGKLSIGATIGLVLLIINLIVSFLYLRALRGEEA, from the coding sequence ATGCAAAGGAAAAAGTGGATACCTTTTTTATTGTTACTCCCTGCTTTGTCCATAATGTTCTTTTTAATGATTTTTCCTGTATTTTGGAATTTCAGCATTTCATTGCATGATGTCAAAACTACTAATATAAATAATGTGTGGCCTTTTGTTGGTTTCCAAAATTGGGTAAAAATTTTTCAAGATGAATATTTCCTACAATCTTTGAAAGTTACACTCTTTTTTGTATTAGGATCAGTATTTTTTCAAATTTTTATAGGCTTTTTAATAGCCAGGATTTTAATTGAAAGAGTTTGGGGGACTAAATTTTTTAGAGTTCTTTTTATACTTCCATGGCTTTTATCCGCTACTATTGTTGGATTTTCCTGGCAGTGGATGTACAACGACTATTTTGGATTGATAAATGGTTTGCTTATAAGATTAGGAATGCAGCCTGTAAATTGGATATCAGATCCAAATATGGCCTTGATATCCTTATTGATAGCTAATATATGGTTTGGCACACCGTTTTCTATACTTTTTCAAGAATCCTCGTTGTTGACAATCGATAGAAGTTTGTATGAGGCTGCTAAAATTGATGGTGCTAACCCACTTCAAAGTTTTTTCAATATAACGTTGCCTTTGTTGGCGCCTTTTTTGGGGATAAATTTAATCCTCACTTCTATGTGGAGTATAAACCTTTTCGATCTTCAGTTGGTATTGACAGGAGGAGGTCCTTTAATGTCCACTACAACGGCATCCTTGTATATGTATAAACAAGGTTTTGATCAAGGTAAACTATCAATTGGTGCAACAATTGGATTAGTTCTACTTATTATAAATTTAATAGTTTCTTTCCTTTATCTACGAGCATTGAGGGGTGAGGAGGCATGA
- a CDS encoding ABC transporter substrate-binding protein: MSRKILVSFVLFVIIFSSMALAVEKVVLTGTFAAPADRWHELISVALEELNKRHPDMEITMEYEVLPYDDTRSKLITLTAGKTPRDLVSVDQIWLGEFAQSGFLKDITEEVNSWGRIDEFYPANVDGSKFDDKFYSIWTWTDARVTWYWKDLLEEAGVDPEMLKTWDGYIEAYKKLAPVTMKKGILPMHLVAASHSPDMWFPYLWMNGGEILEQKDGEYYPAFYSETGVKALTFLRDQVKAGIRPQVQHQWGQEFADKRFAVMIEGSWLLGKFPEGFDFNQIGMIPGFPVPEDGMKSSTMMGGWLLAIPSTSPHPELAWELMTIMLDPEVLTPVLAKYVYLPTQKTIAEQDPYKSTLENEIPFFEDLMKAVAIGKGRPNIPEYPQIAESLRIAIEEVYYGVKTPEDALKNASKNVEEILIF; the protein is encoded by the coding sequence ATGAGTAGGAAGATTTTAGTAAGTTTTGTGTTATTTGTTATTATTTTTTCAAGTATGGCTTTAGCAGTGGAAAAAGTCGTTTTAACTGGAACATTTGCTGCTCCTGCGGATAGGTGGCATGAGTTGATTTCAGTAGCTTTAGAAGAGTTGAACAAAAGACATCCGGATATGGAGATCACCATGGAGTACGAAGTTCTTCCATACGATGATACAAGGTCTAAGCTTATCACTTTAACTGCTGGAAAAACTCCGAGAGATTTAGTTTCAGTCGATCAAATATGGTTGGGAGAGTTTGCACAATCAGGTTTCCTAAAAGATATTACGGAAGAAGTTAACTCTTGGGGAAGGATTGATGAATTTTATCCTGCAAATGTAGACGGTTCAAAGTTTGATGACAAGTTTTACAGTATCTGGACCTGGACAGACGCACGAGTAACTTGGTATTGGAAAGATTTGTTAGAAGAAGCAGGCGTAGATCCCGAAATGCTGAAAACTTGGGATGGATACATTGAGGCTTATAAGAAATTAGCTCCTGTTACTATGAAAAAGGGCATATTACCGATGCATTTGGTTGCTGCTAGTCATTCACCTGATATGTGGTTCCCATATCTATGGATGAATGGTGGAGAAATTCTCGAACAGAAAGATGGAGAGTATTATCCAGCTTTTTATAGCGAGACAGGGGTAAAAGCACTAACTTTCCTGAGGGATCAGGTAAAGGCGGGTATAAGGCCACAAGTTCAGCATCAATGGGGCCAAGAATTTGCTGATAAGAGATTTGCCGTAATGATCGAAGGAAGTTGGTTGTTAGGGAAGTTTCCTGAAGGTTTTGATTTCAATCAAATCGGTATGATACCAGGATTTCCAGTTCCAGAAGACGGTATGAAAAGTTCGACGATGATGGGTGGTTGGCTGTTAGCTATCCCTTCAACATCTCCACATCCCGAGTTAGCATGGGAGTTGATGACTATAATGCTTGATCCAGAAGTTTTAACCCCTGTCTTGGCTAAATATGTTTACTTGCCTACTCAAAAAACCATAGCCGAACAAGATCCCTACAAATCGACTCTTGAAAATGAGATACCTTTCTTCGAGGATCTTATGAAAGCAGTGGCGATTGGGAAAGGAAGGCCAAATATTCCTGAATATCCTCAAATAGCTGAGTCACTGCGAATAGCAATAGAAGAGGTCTATTATGGCGTAAAAACTCCAGAGGATGCCCTGAAAAATGCTTCAAAGAATGTTGAAGAAATTTTGATCTTCTAA
- a CDS encoding GntR family transcriptional regulator, with product MNNKPKYEKIKEFLIANIENGTYQPDEQIPSEKAMAKEFKVSRETVRKALDKLVFEGYLYRIQGLGTFVSPIKESSSSSMQERNNIGVVLPISHEYLSFEILAGIEKAYHNTGYEPFVQFIDSNSAITKLKMKYILSSNPKGYIILPTKELVEDEIFKRLLKKDVPMVFVDKTVNDIRKPLVQSDNYFGAYKLTKELIQNSTVKSIMFFTEEDFSISSVKERYNGMFDACKEHNIPVYSEIVGKNEMDKAIDKCLKYHVDTIFCCNDIVAVSTLTALQVRGLSVPEKMKLYGFDDRPIAQSIFPNLTTVRQPLRNIGEVAAKYLVSIIQGENNSEDFKITLPVEVVWRDSTGQKIK from the coding sequence ATGAATAACAAACCAAAATACGAAAAAATTAAGGAGTTTTTGATAGCAAATATAGAAAATGGAACGTATCAACCTGATGAACAGATACCGTCAGAAAAGGCTATGGCCAAGGAATTTAAAGTAAGTAGAGAAACCGTTAGAAAAGCACTCGATAAATTGGTTTTTGAAGGTTACCTTTATCGAATTCAAGGCTTGGGAACGTTTGTCTCCCCTATAAAAGAGTCATCTTCAAGTTCTATGCAGGAAAGAAACAATATAGGTGTTGTTCTCCCTATTTCACATGAATATTTGTCTTTTGAGATATTGGCTGGGATAGAGAAAGCTTATCACAACACAGGATACGAACCTTTCGTTCAGTTCATAGACTCTAATTCCGCTATAACGAAATTAAAAATGAAATATATTCTCTCTTCTAATCCAAAAGGATATATAATCCTTCCCACAAAAGAATTAGTAGAAGATGAAATTTTCAAAAGATTATTAAAGAAAGATGTTCCTATGGTTTTTGTCGATAAAACGGTTAACGATATTAGAAAACCACTCGTTCAGTCTGATAATTACTTTGGTGCATATAAATTGACCAAAGAGCTTATTCAAAATTCAACAGTTAAATCTATAATGTTTTTCACTGAAGAAGATTTTTCTATTAGTTCCGTGAAAGAAAGATATAACGGGATGTTTGACGCTTGTAAAGAGCATAATATTCCTGTTTATAGCGAGATAGTTGGAAAAAATGAGATGGACAAAGCTATAGACAAATGTTTGAAGTACCATGTGGATACTATATTTTGTTGTAACGATATCGTAGCCGTAAGTACTTTGACGGCGTTGCAAGTAAGAGGTCTTTCAGTACCAGAAAAAATGAAATTATACGGATTTGATGATAGACCAATAGCCCAAAGTATCTTTCCAAATCTCACAACAGTAAGGCAACCTTTACGAAATATCGGTGAGGTAGCAGCAAAATATTTAGTTTCAATTATTCAGGGTGAAAATAATAGCGAGGATTTCAAAATTACTTTGCCCGTTGAAGTTGTATGGCGTGATTCAACAGGGCAAAAAATCAAGTGA
- a CDS encoding dipeptidase — translation MTNFKEQAYKILEESFVIDAHFDLLMDVSNQRKFGFHKVIENDHLDNFRKGGLNAIVSSLFIESFLTPEISLREALDQISSLYQELEESSDYLMLCKSYEDIIKAKENDKIGIFLSFEGVEPLYNDLDLLDIFYRLGVRFVGLTWSRRNYAGDGSKFLPPDPKKNSNGLSDFGIDLVKRAQSLGMIIDVSHLNDKGFWQVIEITKGPIIASHSNCRKIVNLERNLSDPQIKEIADTDGVIGINAFNKIVAKNPEKANVDDLVKHIDHIVNLVGIEYVGLGFDFCEHLKKFNPQFVNELNPSPSFQVLNNHSNIVLLVEKLLQRGYSEEDIKKILGENFLRVYKKVLID, via the coding sequence TTGACTAATTTCAAAGAACAAGCTTATAAAATCCTAGAAGAAAGCTTTGTAATCGATGCACACTTCGATTTACTTATGGATGTATCAAATCAAAGGAAGTTTGGATTCCATAAAGTGATAGAAAACGATCATCTTGACAATTTTCGCAAAGGAGGACTAAATGCCATAGTTTCCTCTTTATTCATCGAAAGTTTTTTAACCCCTGAAATCTCATTAAGAGAGGCTTTAGACCAAATCAGCTCACTTTACCAGGAATTAGAAGAATCAAGCGATTATTTAATGTTATGTAAATCATACGAAGATATAATCAAAGCAAAGGAAAATGATAAAATCGGAATATTTTTATCTTTTGAAGGTGTTGAGCCCTTATACAACGATTTAGACCTACTCGATATCTTTTACCGTTTAGGTGTGAGATTTGTAGGATTAACTTGGAGCAGACGGAATTACGCAGGTGATGGAAGTAAGTTTTTACCGCCGGACCCTAAGAAAAATTCGAATGGTTTATCTGATTTTGGAATAGATCTAGTTAAAAGGGCTCAAAGCTTAGGAATGATAATAGATGTTAGCCATTTAAACGACAAAGGATTTTGGCAAGTTATTGAGATTACTAAGGGACCTATAATAGCTTCCCATTCTAATTGTAGAAAGATAGTAAACTTAGAAAGAAATCTCTCTGATCCACAAATAAAGGAGATAGCAGATACCGACGGGGTAATAGGAATAAATGCCTTTAACAAAATCGTTGCCAAGAATCCAGAAAAAGCCAACGTTGACGATTTAGTTAAACATATAGATCACATTGTAAATTTAGTGGGTATTGAGTATGTAGGTTTGGGATTTGATTTCTGTGAGCATCTTAAAAAATTCAATCCCCAGTTTGTTAACGAACTAAATCCATCTCCATCTTTTCAAGTTTTAAATAACCATTCAAACATAGTATTACTTGTTGAGAAATTACTGCAAAGGGGATATAGCGAAGAAGATATAAAGAAGATATTGGGAGAAAACTTTTTACGTGTGTATAAAAAAGTATTAATTGATTAA
- a CDS encoding thymidine kinase, with amino-acid sequence MATGNLVVIVGPMYSGKTSELISFIEIYTLGKKKIKVFKPLLDNRYNETSIVSHSNTSVKAIPINNSAEILPRLDGDEKAIFIDEIQFLDESLREVVVEMINSGKDVYCAGLDLSYKNNPFKVTSLLMSHADTVIKKKAVCHECGEYKGTITYKTVENGGEIDVGGFEKYIAVCRDCYLELNKSKQNQNKLQNQGG; translated from the coding sequence ATGGCTACAGGTAATTTAGTAGTAATCGTAGGGCCTATGTATTCTGGCAAAACTTCTGAATTAATCTCTTTCATTGAAATTTACACCCTTGGGAAAAAGAAGATAAAAGTTTTTAAGCCTTTATTAGATAACAGATATAACGAAACTTCTATTGTATCTCATTCTAATACATCCGTTAAAGCTATTCCTATCAATAATTCTGCTGAAATTCTGCCTCGACTTGATGGAGACGAAAAGGCGATTTTTATAGATGAAATTCAGTTTTTAGACGAATCACTTAGAGAAGTGGTTGTCGAGATGATCAATTCTGGTAAGGATGTGTACTGTGCGGGTCTGGATTTGAGTTATAAAAATAATCCATTCAAAGTTACCTCTTTATTAATGTCTCATGCAGACACTGTGATTAAAAAGAAAGCAGTCTGTCATGAATGTGGAGAATACAAGGGTACAATAACTTATAAAACTGTGGAAAACGGTGGAGAAATCGATGTTGGCGGATTTGAAAAATATATCGCTGTCTGTAGGGACTGCTACTTGGAGTTGAATAAAAGCAAACAGAACCAAAACAAATTACAGAATCAAGGGGGTTGA
- a CDS encoding aldo/keto reductase, translated as MRITSISDKVELANKVKIPWLGYGTYKAHGDELIEGVKHALSIGYRLIDTAEMYENEEEIGKAIRQSKIPRDEIFITSKVWNTNQGFESTLNSFENSLKRLGTDYLDLYLIHWPVSGKYLETWKALEKLYKEGRVKAIGVSNFLVHHLQDIINNCEITPMVNQVEFHPYLLQRDLLDFCQRNRIRLEAWSPLMRGRVLNIPQIVDIANKYKKTPAQIVLRWDLQHGVVTIPKSVHKERIKENADIFDFELTEEEMNTIDNLDQNKRFGANPDDF; from the coding sequence ATGCGAATTACAAGCATCTCTGATAAAGTGGAATTAGCCAATAAAGTGAAAATCCCTTGGTTGGGCTATGGGACATACAAAGCCCACGGGGATGAATTGATAGAGGGTGTAAAGCACGCTTTAAGTATAGGATATAGGTTGATAGATACCGCTGAAATGTACGAAAATGAAGAAGAGATAGGTAAAGCTATCAGGCAAAGTAAAATACCGAGAGATGAAATTTTTATAACCTCCAAAGTATGGAATACGAATCAAGGTTTTGAAAGTACTTTAAACTCTTTTGAGAATTCATTAAAAAGATTAGGAACAGATTATTTAGACTTATATTTAATTCACTGGCCTGTAAGTGGAAAATACTTAGAAACATGGAAAGCTCTTGAAAAGTTGTATAAAGAAGGTAGAGTAAAGGCTATAGGTGTGAGTAACTTTTTAGTTCATCATCTTCAAGATATAATAAACAACTGTGAAATTACACCTATGGTTAATCAAGTAGAATTTCATCCATACTTATTGCAAAGAGATCTTTTGGATTTTTGTCAAAGAAACAGGATACGACTTGAGGCTTGGAGTCCTTTAATGAGGGGAAGAGTTCTAAACATACCTCAGATAGTTGATATAGCAAATAAGTATAAAAAAACTCCTGCACAAATAGTTTTAAGATGGGACTTACAACATGGTGTGGTAACTATTCCCAAATCTGTACACAAAGAAAGAATAAAAGAAAATGCCGATATTTTCGATTTTGAACTAACAGAAGAAGAAATGAATACCATAGACAATTTAGACCAGAATAAAAGATTTGGAGCAAATCCCGATGATTTTTAA
- a CDS encoding class I SAM-dependent methyltransferase: protein MKVDEVIKKVNKDLKPAKEKEIKKTPSFEHYYSENPTSELTVKELILNLRNGHKYLFKAPSGVYGKKRIDKASILLIEKVELTNEKVLDMGCGYGAIGIALKKEFPDIDLYMSDINNRAVDFSKINAKNNNINAVIKQGNLFKPWEEEYFDVIVTNPPIVAGKEVLHELVEGSYDHLNENGRLYLVAYHNKGGKGLEDYMKKIFGNVKELEKSGGFRVYLSIKRG from the coding sequence ATGAAAGTTGACGAGGTAATCAAAAAAGTTAATAAAGATCTGAAGCCTGCTAAAGAAAAAGAAATTAAAAAAACTCCTTCTTTTGAGCATTACTACAGCGAAAATCCAACGTCAGAATTAACTGTAAAGGAGTTAATTTTAAATTTGAGAAATGGGCACAAGTATCTATTTAAAGCCCCATCCGGAGTATATGGAAAGAAAAGGATAGACAAGGCAAGTATTTTATTGATTGAAAAAGTAGAACTAACAAATGAAAAAGTTTTAGACATGGGATGCGGATACGGTGCGATAGGTATAGCCTTAAAAAAAGAGTTTCCTGACATTGATCTGTATATGAGTGATATAAATAACAGAGCCGTTGATTTTTCTAAAATAAACGCCAAAAACAACAATATAAATGCTGTGATCAAACAAGGGAATCTATTTAAGCCTTGGGAAGAAGAATACTTTGATGTTATTGTTACCAACCCACCAATAGTTGCAGGTAAGGAAGTATTACATGAATTGGTCGAAGGATCGTACGATCATTTGAATGAGAATGGAAGGTTGTATTTAGTAGCTTACCATAATAAAGGCGGAAAAGGCTTAGAAGATTACATGAAAAAAATTTTTGGCAACGTAAAAGAGTTAGAAAAATCTGGAGGTTTTAGAGTTTATCTTTCGATAAAGAGGGGCTAA
- a CDS encoding energy-coupling factor ABC transporter ATP-binding protein, which translates to MFFGCKNLSFSYYEKKVLTNINLDVQKGEFIGLVGSNGSGKSTLLKLLCGILSPKEGEIIIKDQKLDERNRIKVGYIFQNPENQIIGVTVEEDVAFGLENIGVPREKMLERIEWALSTVGLEGLNHADPNALSGGQKQRLAIASILAMEPEIILMDEPTSMLDPKGRNEIYKVIHNLREIGETIIIASHHSSDLEHVDKIIALNDGEIVFEGEKDQFYKNDVIQSELPFKEKIKRQFNTDLKKLVDELCR; encoded by the coding sequence ATGTTTTTTGGATGCAAAAATCTTTCTTTCAGTTATTATGAAAAAAAAGTACTAACAAATATCAACTTGGATGTACAAAAAGGCGAATTTATCGGTTTAGTTGGGAGTAATGGAAGTGGAAAATCTACGCTTCTAAAGCTTCTATGTGGCATTTTATCTCCCAAAGAGGGAGAAATAATCATCAAAGATCAAAAATTAGATGAACGTAATAGAATAAAGGTAGGTTATATTTTTCAGAACCCTGAAAATCAAATTATAGGTGTCACTGTCGAAGAGGATGTAGCATTTGGGTTAGAAAACATAGGGGTCCCAAGAGAAAAAATGCTTGAAAGGATCGAGTGGGCTCTTTCAACGGTAGGGTTGGAAGGGTTGAACCACGCAGACCCTAATGCATTATCTGGAGGGCAAAAACAAAGGCTTGCAATAGCATCAATCCTGGCTATGGAACCTGAGATTATACTCATGGATGAACCCACGTCAATGTTGGATCCAAAAGGTCGAAACGAGATCTATAAAGTTATACACAATCTTAGAGAAATAGGAGAAACGATTATAATTGCCTCTCATCATTCTTCTGACTTGGAACATGTAGACAAAATCATCGCTCTCAACGATGGAGAGATTGTTTTTGAAGGAGAAAAAGATCAATTTTACAAAAACGACGTTATCCAATCTGAGCTTCCTTTTAAAGAAAAAATAAAAAGGCAATTCAATACCGATTTAAAAAAGCTGGTTGATGAACTATGTCGATAA
- a CDS encoding ATP-binding cassette domain-containing protein yields MSIILEDVSFTYSLNTPFQKRALSNINIEIKKGDLWLFVGHTGSGKTTLMSLMNGLLIPQQGSVLVEGLSTKDKKVNIKDIRKKIGIVFQYPESQFFLPTIKEEIMFAPKNFGVQLSDDLLKYYLDLVKLPESYLEKNPFELSGGEMRKVAIISVLSYNPDYIIFDEPTVGLDYLTKTSIFNLIKELHNLGKTIIISTHWIDEFASLKPKVLLLKNGEEAFKGNFDDFVLLDENTLWEAGIILTEKMQLYKCAIKTGKKELAEKISSI; encoded by the coding sequence ATGTCGATAATACTTGAAGATGTAAGTTTTACTTACTCCTTGAATACACCTTTTCAAAAAAGAGCTTTATCAAATATAAACATAGAAATTAAAAAAGGGGACTTATGGTTATTCGTTGGGCATACAGGATCCGGTAAGACTACTTTAATGAGTTTAATGAACGGATTACTTATTCCTCAACAAGGAAGTGTATTAGTTGAGGGATTATCCACAAAAGACAAAAAGGTCAACATAAAAGATATCAGAAAGAAAATTGGCATTGTTTTTCAATACCCTGAATCCCAATTTTTTCTTCCTACCATCAAAGAAGAAATAATGTTTGCACCGAAAAATTTTGGGGTGCAACTAAGTGACGATTTACTAAAGTACTATTTAGACTTGGTAAAGTTACCCGAATCATACCTTGAAAAAAATCCATTTGAGCTCTCAGGTGGAGAAATGAGAAAGGTAGCGATTATCTCTGTTCTCTCCTATAACCCTGATTATATAATCTTTGATGAACCCACTGTAGGATTAGACTACCTGACAAAAACTTCTATATTCAACCTTATAAAAGAACTTCACAACTTGGGAAAGACCATAATAATATCAACTCACTGGATAGACGAATTCGCCAGTTTGAAACCTAAAGTACTGTTATTGAAAAACGGAGAAGAAGCTTTTAAAGGTAATTTTGACGATTTTGTTTTGTTGGATGAAAATACTCTGTGGGAAGCTGGTATAATATTAACTGAAAAGATGCAACTGTATAAATGTGCTATAAAAACAGGGAAAAAGGAATTAGCTGAAAAAATTTCATCTATTTAA